The following are encoded together in the Oncorhynchus kisutch isolate 150728-3 linkage group LG8, Okis_V2, whole genome shotgun sequence genome:
- the LOC109882454 gene encoding cap-specific mRNA (nucleoside-2'-O-)-methyltransferase 2 isoform X1, whose translation MTGGKLKLQTKINDRKRCKRVSYGSVCTVNKQGRLVERMSWGRGARRKAGRQQPTDVEAFDPEVVAEVRELFNKVRTYVKPANGEWCIPDPREVLRHPAQDHILLQTLKTSLNEVKNQLSDKDLDVWHQHTNSTNRAGKVIGTVRAASNAEICTQAWCKFYEILGTFNLLPEEALQSGELNTVHLCEAPGAFIAALNHYLKTSKHTCYCDWSWAANTLNPYHEANGGGTTITDDRLIVNTLPWWFFGSDNTGDIMSQKHLLELQTFVGNMRRIDVVTADGSFDCQGNPDEQEALVSSLHYCEAAAALLLLGPGGSFVLKMFTLYEHSSVCLLYLLNCCFRSVSVFKPATSKAGNSEVYVVCLHYDGKKAVRPLLSKLIRHFGPDLAAREALFPNQLLPQSFLAQHEQACSYFHDLQTGTIWENLRMFEGLNEKQRQRLENIRDCTAQEYLQRFQVSSLPRARWLSRNTVAPACCSVTGRRPLGQKNQMGSFNQRRELQALGWKERVGKGRYAACVEGHGPDGTGAGCVLAGPLAECHMDTWFVIVGAALTVVRNSPFCDGGLLNHLNEALEQAALGSGMDRSAAWTLVPPCSSCPMVGTTSILLEVAAQCDITPCNGKGNRKCLVFGRASCWGDCEEQAGGLVLEFCSEPSLPPTAHTTLHDGEPQYQRDLLDCVLRSLRRMGPGDALLLPILSAFTRVTAATVLCLHMSFRSVTFRCPSPPGAAGAVLVCVGFCPEAAAQVLPHLRDLQERMGCLASGEEDADILPPVGQRQVLQFVPMEELLKGELIEFLWTMNSAIARQLLHLLMQA comes from the exons ATGACCGGCGGGAAGCTCAAGTTACAAACAAAAATTAACGACCGTAAGCGTTGTAAACGTGTGTCTTATGGAAGTGTTTGTACAGTAAACAAGCAAG GGCGTCTGGTGGAGAGGATGAGTTGGGGCCGGGGAGCGAGGAGGAAAGCTGGCAGGCAGCAGCCCACTGATGTGGAAGCCTTTGACCCGGAAGTAGTTGCAGAGGTCAGAGAACTCTTCAATAAAGTCAGGACATACGTCAAACCGGCCAATGGGGAGTGGTGTATCCCTGACCCCAGAGAAGTACTGAGACACCCGGCCCAGGACCACATCCTCCTGCAGACCCTGAAGACGTCACTAAATGAGGTGAAGAACCAACTTAGCGATAAGGATCTGGATGTCTGGCACCAGCATACCAATTCCACCAACCGTGCCGGGAAGGTTATTGGTACTGTGCGAGCCGCCTCCAATGCCGAAATCTGCACTCAGGCCTGGTGCAAGTTCTATGAGATCCTGGGCACCTTCAACCTTCTGCCAGAGGAGGCGTTGCAGAGCGGGGAGCTGAACACTGTTCACCTGTGTGAGGCTCCAGGGGCCTTCATCGCCGCTCTGAACCACTATCTCAAAACCAGCAAGCACACGTGCTACTGTGACTGGAGTTGGGCAGCCAACACACTCAACCCCTATCACGAGGCCAACGGAGGGGGCACCACCATCACAGACGACCGCCTCATCGTCAACACTCTGCCCTGGTGGTTCTTTGGCTCGGACAACACAGGAGACATCATGAGCCAGAAGCACCTGTTGGAGCTGCAGACCTTTGTGGGTAACATGCGCCGTATTGACGTGGTGACGGCGGACGGGAGCTTTGACTGTCAGGGGAACCCTGATGAGCAGGAGGCCCTGGTCTCATCGCTGCACTACTGTGAGGCTGCGGCAGCACTCCTCCTTCTGGGCCCAGGCGGCTCGTTTGTACTGAAGATGTTCACTCTGTATGAGCACTCCTCCGTCTGCCTGCTCTACCTGTTAAACTGCTGCTTCCGCTCCGTCAGCGTGTTCAAACCTGCAACCAGCAAAGCAGGGAACTCTGAGGTGTATGTCGTCTGTCTTCACTACGATGGTAAGAAGGCTGTGAGGCCCCTGCTGTCCAAGCTGATCCGTCACTTCGGGCCGGACCTGGCTGCCCGTGAGGCCCTATTCCCCAACCAGCTCCTCCCACAGTCGTTCCTGGCGCAACATGAGCAGGCGTGCTCCTACTTCCATGACCTACAGACAGGGACGATTTGGGAAAACCTGAGAATGTTTGAGGGCCTGAATGAGAAGCAGAGGCAACGACTGGAAAACATCAGGGACTGCACTGCTCAGGAGTACCTGCAGCGCTTCCAG GTGAGTTCTCTGCCGCGGGCCCGCTGGTTGTCTCGTAACACAGTGGCCCCAGCGTGTTGCAGCGTAACGGGTCGGAGGCCCCTGGGCCAGAAGAATCAGATGGGCTCCTTTAACCAGCGGAGGGAGCTGCAGGCCCTGGGCTGGAAGGAGCGTGTTGGGAAGGGCCGCTACGCTGCCTGTGTGGAAGGCCACGGCCCCGACGGCACTGGGGCAGGCTGTGTGCTGGCAGGGCCGCTGGCAGAATGCCATATGGACACCTGGTTTGTGATAGTGGGGGCAGCCCTCACTGTAGTCAGGAACTCACCATTCTGTGATGGGGGTCTGTTGAACCACCTCAATGAAGCCTTGGAGCAGGCTGCCCTAGGCTCAGGCATGGACAGGTCAGCTGCCTGGACTCTGGTCCCTCCCTGTAGCTCCTGCCCAATGGTTGGTACCACCTCCATCCTCTTGGAGGTGGCAGCCCAATGTGACATCACTCCCTGCAATGGCAAGGGAAACAGAAAGTGCCTTGTCTTTGGCAGAGCATCGTGTTGGGGGGATTGTGAGGAGCAGGCTGGGGGGTTGGTGCTAGAGTTCTGTTCGGAGCCTTCGTTACCACCTACGGCCCACACCACTCTGCATGACGGGGAGCCACAGTATCAGAGAGACCTGCTGGACTGTGTCTTGCGCTCCCTGCGCCGCATGGGACCCGGTGATGCCCTCCTCTTGCCCATTCTCTCCGCCTTTACCCGCGTAACCGCGGCAACTGTCCTTTGCCTCCACATGTCCTTCCGCTCTGTCACCTTCAGGTGTCCTTCTCCTCCAGGTGCTGCAGGGGCTGTGCTGGTATGTGTGGGGTTCTGTCCAGAGGCTGCTGCTCAAGTCCTTCCCCACCTCCGTGACCTGCAGGAGCGTATGGGCTGCCTGGCCAGTGGG
- the LOC109882454 gene encoding cap-specific mRNA (nucleoside-2'-O-)-methyltransferase 2 isoform X2 yields the protein MSWGRGARRKAGRQQPTDVEAFDPEVVAEVRELFNKVRTYVKPANGEWCIPDPREVLRHPAQDHILLQTLKTSLNEVKNQLSDKDLDVWHQHTNSTNRAGKVIGTVRAASNAEICTQAWCKFYEILGTFNLLPEEALQSGELNTVHLCEAPGAFIAALNHYLKTSKHTCYCDWSWAANTLNPYHEANGGGTTITDDRLIVNTLPWWFFGSDNTGDIMSQKHLLELQTFVGNMRRIDVVTADGSFDCQGNPDEQEALVSSLHYCEAAAALLLLGPGGSFVLKMFTLYEHSSVCLLYLLNCCFRSVSVFKPATSKAGNSEVYVVCLHYDGKKAVRPLLSKLIRHFGPDLAAREALFPNQLLPQSFLAQHEQACSYFHDLQTGTIWENLRMFEGLNEKQRQRLENIRDCTAQEYLQRFQVSSLPRARWLSRNTVAPACCSVTGRRPLGQKNQMGSFNQRRELQALGWKERVGKGRYAACVEGHGPDGTGAGCVLAGPLAECHMDTWFVIVGAALTVVRNSPFCDGGLLNHLNEALEQAALGSGMDRSAAWTLVPPCSSCPMVGTTSILLEVAAQCDITPCNGKGNRKCLVFGRASCWGDCEEQAGGLVLEFCSEPSLPPTAHTTLHDGEPQYQRDLLDCVLRSLRRMGPGDALLLPILSAFTRVTAATVLCLHMSFRSVTFRCPSPPGAAGAVLVCVGFCPEAAAQVLPHLRDLQERMGCLASGEEDADILPPVGQRQVLQFVPMEELLKGELIEFLWTMNSAIARQLLHLLMQA from the exons ATGAGTTGGGGCCGGGGAGCGAGGAGGAAAGCTGGCAGGCAGCAGCCCACTGATGTGGAAGCCTTTGACCCGGAAGTAGTTGCAGAGGTCAGAGAACTCTTCAATAAAGTCAGGACATACGTCAAACCGGCCAATGGGGAGTGGTGTATCCCTGACCCCAGAGAAGTACTGAGACACCCGGCCCAGGACCACATCCTCCTGCAGACCCTGAAGACGTCACTAAATGAGGTGAAGAACCAACTTAGCGATAAGGATCTGGATGTCTGGCACCAGCATACCAATTCCACCAACCGTGCCGGGAAGGTTATTGGTACTGTGCGAGCCGCCTCCAATGCCGAAATCTGCACTCAGGCCTGGTGCAAGTTCTATGAGATCCTGGGCACCTTCAACCTTCTGCCAGAGGAGGCGTTGCAGAGCGGGGAGCTGAACACTGTTCACCTGTGTGAGGCTCCAGGGGCCTTCATCGCCGCTCTGAACCACTATCTCAAAACCAGCAAGCACACGTGCTACTGTGACTGGAGTTGGGCAGCCAACACACTCAACCCCTATCACGAGGCCAACGGAGGGGGCACCACCATCACAGACGACCGCCTCATCGTCAACACTCTGCCCTGGTGGTTCTTTGGCTCGGACAACACAGGAGACATCATGAGCCAGAAGCACCTGTTGGAGCTGCAGACCTTTGTGGGTAACATGCGCCGTATTGACGTGGTGACGGCGGACGGGAGCTTTGACTGTCAGGGGAACCCTGATGAGCAGGAGGCCCTGGTCTCATCGCTGCACTACTGTGAGGCTGCGGCAGCACTCCTCCTTCTGGGCCCAGGCGGCTCGTTTGTACTGAAGATGTTCACTCTGTATGAGCACTCCTCCGTCTGCCTGCTCTACCTGTTAAACTGCTGCTTCCGCTCCGTCAGCGTGTTCAAACCTGCAACCAGCAAAGCAGGGAACTCTGAGGTGTATGTCGTCTGTCTTCACTACGATGGTAAGAAGGCTGTGAGGCCCCTGCTGTCCAAGCTGATCCGTCACTTCGGGCCGGACCTGGCTGCCCGTGAGGCCCTATTCCCCAACCAGCTCCTCCCACAGTCGTTCCTGGCGCAACATGAGCAGGCGTGCTCCTACTTCCATGACCTACAGACAGGGACGATTTGGGAAAACCTGAGAATGTTTGAGGGCCTGAATGAGAAGCAGAGGCAACGACTGGAAAACATCAGGGACTGCACTGCTCAGGAGTACCTGCAGCGCTTCCAG GTGAGTTCTCTGCCGCGGGCCCGCTGGTTGTCTCGTAACACAGTGGCCCCAGCGTGTTGCAGCGTAACGGGTCGGAGGCCCCTGGGCCAGAAGAATCAGATGGGCTCCTTTAACCAGCGGAGGGAGCTGCAGGCCCTGGGCTGGAAGGAGCGTGTTGGGAAGGGCCGCTACGCTGCCTGTGTGGAAGGCCACGGCCCCGACGGCACTGGGGCAGGCTGTGTGCTGGCAGGGCCGCTGGCAGAATGCCATATGGACACCTGGTTTGTGATAGTGGGGGCAGCCCTCACTGTAGTCAGGAACTCACCATTCTGTGATGGGGGTCTGTTGAACCACCTCAATGAAGCCTTGGAGCAGGCTGCCCTAGGCTCAGGCATGGACAGGTCAGCTGCCTGGACTCTGGTCCCTCCCTGTAGCTCCTGCCCAATGGTTGGTACCACCTCCATCCTCTTGGAGGTGGCAGCCCAATGTGACATCACTCCCTGCAATGGCAAGGGAAACAGAAAGTGCCTTGTCTTTGGCAGAGCATCGTGTTGGGGGGATTGTGAGGAGCAGGCTGGGGGGTTGGTGCTAGAGTTCTGTTCGGAGCCTTCGTTACCACCTACGGCCCACACCACTCTGCATGACGGGGAGCCACAGTATCAGAGAGACCTGCTGGACTGTGTCTTGCGCTCCCTGCGCCGCATGGGACCCGGTGATGCCCTCCTCTTGCCCATTCTCTCCGCCTTTACCCGCGTAACCGCGGCAACTGTCCTTTGCCTCCACATGTCCTTCCGCTCTGTCACCTTCAGGTGTCCTTCTCCTCCAGGTGCTGCAGGGGCTGTGCTGGTATGTGTGGGGTTCTGTCCAGAGGCTGCTGCTCAAGTCCTTCCCCACCTCCGTGACCTGCAGGAGCGTATGGGCTGCCTGGCCAGTGGG